TTTTCCACGCCTTTTTTAGTCAAACAGGTGCATGGAATGGGACTGGAACTATGGCACTTGAACCTGTGTTAGTTTTACAGAAACTGACTCAACAACCAAATTTAAAATATCTCACCCTAATTCATTGGCAGAATGTTTTATCAACTCGGAATTTATTACGTAAATATAAAGCTTGGTGTCCACTATGTTATTCAGAATCTAGCCAGAAAGGAATAATGCTTTATGAACCATTAATTTGGTGCGTGTCCGCAGTGAAAATTTGCCCTATACACAAATATCCCTTGATGAATTACTGTCCAAATTGCGGGCAGCATATTTATCTATTAGCTTGGAACACTAAAAATGGCTTTTGCTGTAGATGTCATTATTGGTTAGGCAGCAGTTGTTCAACTATTGAATTGTACAATGTGAATAGACAAGATATCGAATGGCACTCATTTATTGCACAACAAGTTGGTTTATTAATCGCAAATACTCCTTATTTGATTGAAATTCCCAAACGAGAATTTGTTGCTATTGCTATCGATAAGTGTATTGAAGTTTTAACCAAAGGAAATGCTAAAGCCTTTGCACAAGAAATGTTTTTAAGTTCAACTGTTCCCAGGGATTGGCGTGTTGGTAATGCACTTCCTCAACTCGATAAATTATTACGTGTTTGCTATCGACTATCTATCCCTTTAATTGACATTTATTTAGGTCAGCTAAAATTAGATGCTCCTATATATTTAAAGGAATTACCATTATCCGAACAATACTTTAAAACTAATCGTCCCTTTGATGCACAAATGGTACAGGAATTTTTGGAACAGCATCAAGAATCCTTTCCACCTCAGTCGTTAAAAGAGCTTGCGCTTCAAATTGGCTATGATTCAAGAGATTTGTACAAATACTTTCCTGATTTATGCCATGAGATAT
The Calothrix sp. 336/3 DNA segment above includes these coding regions:
- a CDS encoding TniQ family protein is translated as MLSDNFNFQSPDFTQQLNLPKRSHLYPLQPLLLGTPLTESFTSYVTRLAAIHRVPTGVLLAQELAPTISRYPVKNSNHLSNLFFHAFFSQTGAWNGTGTMALEPVLVLQKLTQQPNLKYLTLIHWQNVLSTRNLLRKYKAWCPLCYSESSQKGIMLYEPLIWCVSAVKICPIHKYPLMNYCPNCGQHIYLLAWNTKNGFCCRCHYWLGSSCSTIELYNVNRQDIEWHSFIAQQVGLLIANTPYLIEIPKREFVAIAIDKCIEVLTKGNAKAFAQEMFLSSTVPRDWRVGNALPQLDKLLRVCYRLSIPLIDIYLGQLKLDAPIYLKELPLSEQYFKTNRPFDAQMVQEFLEQHQESFPPQSLKELALQIGYDSRDLYKYFPDLCHEISTRYKLYKPKSSKPHV